One genomic segment of Borrelia miyamotoi includes these proteins:
- a CDS encoding tetratricopeptide repeat protein, which produces MLDKKLLDNFEDISQISDNELLDVTEKSKRGYQLIKEERLLEAEALFNDILEKDDDNNYALVGLGDIERKKLNFGNAIIYYQRCLAKHSNNNYALFGLGDCYRSLDDYKRATDIWEEYLKYDPENITVLTRIASSYRKLKNFQKSRQSYLRVLEIVPDNDYALVGIGHLYYDFKEYKEALKYWLKMYEINQVKIDVRVLTSIGNCYRKLKEFSKGIYFFKKALEISPNNFYAIFGLADCYRGNKEYHEALKYWLSIIEQDSKNNLVLTRIGDTYRYLKDYENSQLYYKKALDVDFDMFAILGLALLQKEQGKYEEALVAIKNLIKTNPKNSILYINAAECYEALGQIENAIDILSSFLQLGMKNVTIIDYINNLNNLRKKLDV; this is translated from the coding sequence ATGTTAGACAAGAAACTTTTAGATAATTTTGAGGACATCTCACAAATTTCTGATAATGAGCTTCTTGATGTTACTGAAAAGTCCAAAAGGGGATATCAGCTGATAAAAGAAGAGAGACTGCTTGAAGCAGAAGCATTGTTTAATGATATCTTGGAGAAGGATGATGATAATAATTATGCTCTTGTTGGACTTGGGGACATTGAAAGGAAGAAGCTAAACTTTGGTAATGCTATAATTTATTATCAAAGATGCCTTGCCAAACATTCAAATAATAATTATGCACTTTTTGGTTTAGGAGACTGTTATAGGAGTTTAGATGATTATAAAAGGGCTACAGATATATGGGAAGAGTATTTAAAATATGATCCTGAAAATATTACGGTTCTTACGAGAATTGCTTCTTCTTATAGAAAATTAAAAAATTTTCAAAAATCTAGACAATCATACTTAAGAGTCTTAGAAATTGTGCCTGATAATGATTATGCTCTTGTTGGTATTGGACATTTGTATTATGACTTTAAGGAATATAAGGAAGCCTTGAAGTATTGGCTTAAAATGTATGAAATAAATCAAGTTAAAATTGATGTTCGTGTTTTAACTTCGATTGGTAATTGTTATAGGAAATTAAAGGAATTTAGTAAAGGAATTTATTTTTTTAAAAAGGCTTTGGAAATTTCTCCTAATAATTTTTATGCTATTTTTGGACTTGCTGATTGTTATAGAGGAAATAAAGAGTATCATGAAGCCTTAAAATATTGGCTTTCAATAATAGAGCAAGATTCAAAGAATAATTTGGTTTTAACAAGAATAGGAGATACATACCGATATTTGAAAGATTATGAGAATTCACAGCTTTATTATAAGAAAGCTCTTGATGTTGATTTTGATATGTTTGCTATACTTGGTCTTGCACTACTTCAAAAAGAACAGGGGAAGTATGAAGAGGCATTGGTTGCTATTAAAAATTTGATAAAAACCAATCCTAAGAATTCAATATTATATATAAATGCTGCTGAGTGTTATGAGGCATTAGGTCAAATTGAAAATGCTATAGATATTTTATCAAGTTTCTTGCAACTTGGTATGAAGAATGTTACCATTATTGACTACATTAATAATCTTAATAACCTTAGGAAGAAATTAGATGTATGA
- the prfA gene encoding peptide chain release factor 1, with product MFLKKLSPMEDKIKVLEEKLKDTNLIKNQKEYAKIVKEYNYLEKIKEKKDAYKKILNQIDENQKILVEEQNLEMKELVEQELTNLNLKKNEIEHTIKILLLQQDENDSKNIIIEIRAGTGGEEAALFANNLYEMYIKYSEKKKWKTDLINFNETELGGLKEISFEIKGKDVFKKLKYESGVHRVQRIPITESNGKLQTSAATVAVLPEVEDTDIKINEKDLRIDVYRSSGAGGQHVNTTDSAVRITHVPTGLVVQCQNERSQHKNKDQAMKVLRARLYEFEALKKQEQRSNDRKQQVGSGDRSERIRTYNFPQNRITDHRVNISLYKLEEIMQGELDSFLDTLAIKFQEQALKDNPI from the coding sequence ATGTTTTTAAAAAAATTAAGTCCCATGGAAGATAAAATAAAAGTACTTGAAGAAAAATTAAAAGATACAAATCTAATTAAAAATCAAAAAGAATATGCAAAAATAGTAAAAGAATATAATTATTTAGAAAAAATCAAAGAAAAAAAAGACGCATACAAGAAGATATTAAACCAAATCGATGAAAATCAAAAAATTCTGGTAGAAGAACAAAATTTAGAAATGAAAGAATTAGTAGAACAAGAATTGACTAATTTAAATCTTAAAAAAAATGAAATTGAACACACAATCAAAATATTACTATTACAACAAGATGAAAATGACAGTAAAAATATAATTATTGAAATTAGAGCTGGAACAGGAGGAGAAGAAGCTGCTCTTTTTGCAAATAATCTCTACGAGATGTACATCAAATATTCTGAGAAGAAAAAATGGAAAACAGATCTTATTAACTTTAACGAAACGGAACTTGGCGGACTTAAAGAAATAAGCTTTGAAATAAAGGGAAAAGATGTATTTAAAAAATTAAAATATGAAAGCGGAGTACATAGAGTTCAAAGGATTCCTATAACAGAATCTAACGGAAAACTTCAAACCTCAGCAGCAACCGTTGCTGTACTACCTGAAGTTGAAGACACCGATATTAAAATCAATGAAAAAGATTTAAGAATAGACGTCTACAGATCTTCTGGTGCTGGAGGCCAACATGTAAACACAACAGACTCTGCTGTCAGAATCACACATGTACCTACAGGCCTCGTGGTACAATGTCAAAATGAAAGAAGTCAGCATAAAAACAAAGATCAAGCTATGAAAGTATTAAGAGCAAGACTCTATGAATTTGAGGCACTCAAAAAACAAGAACAACGCTCAAATGACAGAAAGCAACAAGTAGGTTCAGGTGATAGGTCTGAAAGAATTAGAACATACAATTTCCCACAAAACAGAATAACAGATCACAGAGTAAATATTAGCCTTTATAAACTAGAAGAAATTATGCAGGGAGAACTTGATTCTTTTCTAGACACACTAGCTATAAAATTTCAAGAGCAAGCATTAAAAGATAACCCAATATAA
- the prmC gene encoding peptide chain release factor N(5)-glutamine methyltransferase, with product MTINEAIKNAKKYNLNTLEILLLLEKILKNRKEIILANINKKLTKQEENKLLHQINKIKSGTLIHHILGTKEFMGIKFYINKHVLIPRSDTECIVEEALIQIQKNNLSKILDLCCGSGCIGLTIAHYSKLKVTLSDISIKALKVASKNKQKLKLENYIEIQHSDLLKCIGKEFELIITNPPYLNKDELKTKEKLAKEPRLALLGFGKDGLEISKKIIRQAKYKLAQNGLLIIEMAPWQTKSLKKFAIQEGFKYLKTIYDIESRERGLILRINHDTSL from the coding sequence ATGACAATAAATGAAGCTATAAAAAATGCAAAAAAATATAACTTAAATACTCTTGAAATTTTGTTACTACTTGAAAAAATCTTAAAAAATCGGAAAGAAATAATTCTTGCAAATATAAATAAGAAATTAACAAAACAAGAGGAAAATAAATTATTACATCAAATAAACAAAATAAAATCAGGAACTCTCATACATCATATACTTGGAACAAAAGAATTCATGGGAATCAAATTCTATATAAATAAACATGTACTAATTCCTAGGTCAGATACAGAATGCATAGTAGAAGAAGCCTTAATACAAATTCAAAAGAACAACTTAAGCAAGATTCTAGACTTATGTTGCGGAAGTGGATGCATTGGTTTAACAATTGCACATTATAGTAAGCTCAAAGTAACACTATCAGATATTTCTATCAAAGCATTGAAAGTAGCGTCAAAAAACAAACAAAAATTAAAATTAGAAAATTATATAGAAATACAACACTCAGATCTGTTAAAATGTATAGGTAAAGAGTTTGAGCTAATAATCACTAATCCTCCTTACTTAAATAAAGATGAACTCAAAACAAAGGAAAAATTAGCAAAAGAACCAAGGCTAGCTCTTTTGGGGTTTGGAAAAGATGGACTTGAAATTTCAAAGAAAATAATAAGACAAGCAAAATATAAGCTCGCCCAGAATGGACTCTTAATAATAGAAATGGCTCCATGGCAAACAAAATCTTTAAAAAAGTTTGCAATTCAAGAAGGTTTTAAATATTTAAAAACCATATATGACATTGAAAGCAGAGAGAGAGGACTGATCCTAAGAATAAATCATGATACAAGTTTATGA
- a CDS encoding RelA/SpoT family protein, with protein MIQVYEIAYLLKINDIDKLKNIFRKTVNNNYQDEIQKKLIFKALEISEQLHYGQYRESRDPYVIHPIMVALFLTKFQLDFKTTIAGLLHDVLEDTSVAKEKIIEEFDQEVLSLIDGVTKIHDLHNKTRAIKEANSFSKMFFAMTHDIRIIIIKLADKLHNMATLSHLPKNRRERIAKDCLATYVPIAERLGISSLKIYLEDLSLKYLYPKEYKEIKNFLAATKIEREKKLYKGKLIIEKELKKIGIDVVITVRSKHFYSIFRKMKTRNNNISQIFDTLGIRIICKQQKECYEILEIVHKVWKPIPGRLKDYIAIPKENKYQSLHTTVRIPEDNQLIEIQIRTEEMDKIAKYGVAAHWLYKEQAELKADDISFINRIKKWQQESANKNQYSMHDIYKELLNTFIYVYTPEGEIVELPFGSNSIDFAYTIHTDIGDQALYAKINGKISSLTKPLKNEQIVEIFTSSEAKPDVIWLNSVRTKKARSKIRSWLNKNDNTIFVDNNIIAYLIGENKEQKRLFSLFKSLTKSKLKSTTIASDCNPSTGEDITGIIQKDTIVVHKENCKEIQNQKKNHLVEVEWEATPTRKVYHIIIFLKNLKGLFNYLDNIFTTFEVRLISEKIEDCGNGHGIINIIISSNAKKVSMIFALLKANPNVLQIMQVEEDIKNYDN; from the coding sequence ATGATACAAGTTTATGAAATCGCATATTTACTTAAAATTAATGATATTGATAAACTAAAAAACATTTTTAGAAAAACTGTCAATAATAACTATCAAGATGAAATTCAAAAAAAATTAATATTTAAAGCTCTTGAAATATCAGAACAATTACACTACGGACAATATAGAGAAAGTAGAGATCCATATGTAATTCATCCAATAATGGTTGCATTATTTCTCACAAAATTTCAACTAGACTTTAAAACAACAATAGCTGGTCTATTGCACGATGTTCTTGAAGATACAAGCGTGGCTAAGGAAAAAATAATTGAAGAGTTTGATCAAGAAGTTTTAAGTTTAATTGATGGTGTAACAAAAATTCATGACTTACACAATAAAACAAGAGCAATTAAAGAAGCAAATAGCTTTTCAAAAATGTTTTTTGCAATGACTCATGATATTAGAATAATAATCATAAAGCTTGCTGATAAATTACATAATATGGCAACTCTTTCTCATTTACCTAAAAACAGAAGAGAAAGAATTGCAAAAGATTGCCTTGCCACTTACGTACCAATTGCAGAGCGACTTGGTATTTCATCTCTAAAAATATATCTTGAAGATTTATCATTAAAATATCTTTATCCAAAAGAATACAAAGAGATCAAAAATTTTCTAGCTGCAACAAAAATAGAGAGAGAAAAAAAATTATATAAGGGAAAATTAATAATAGAAAAAGAACTTAAAAAAATAGGAATTGATGTTGTAATTACAGTTCGTTCAAAACATTTTTACTCAATTTTTAGAAAAATGAAAACAAGAAATAATAACATTTCTCAAATTTTTGATACTCTAGGAATAAGAATAATTTGTAAACAACAAAAAGAATGCTATGAAATATTAGAAATTGTACATAAAGTTTGGAAACCAATACCTGGTAGATTAAAAGATTATATAGCAATCCCTAAAGAGAATAAATATCAATCTTTGCATACTACTGTTAGAATACCTGAAGATAACCAATTAATTGAAATACAAATTAGAACAGAAGAAATGGATAAAATTGCTAAATATGGTGTTGCAGCTCATTGGCTCTACAAAGAACAAGCTGAATTAAAAGCCGATGACATATCATTCATTAACCGAATCAAAAAATGGCAACAAGAATCAGCCAATAAAAACCAATATTCAATGCATGATATATATAAAGAACTCCTAAACACATTTATATATGTTTATACACCAGAAGGAGAAATAGTAGAACTTCCATTTGGCTCAAACTCAATCGACTTTGCATACACAATACACACAGACATTGGAGATCAAGCTCTTTATGCAAAAATTAATGGAAAAATTAGCTCACTAACCAAACCATTAAAAAACGAACAAATCGTTGAAATATTCACCTCTTCAGAGGCAAAACCTGATGTAATTTGGCTTAATAGCGTTAGAACAAAAAAAGCACGTTCAAAAATTAGATCTTGGCTTAATAAAAATGATAATACAATATTTGTAGACAATAACATAATTGCATATCTCATTGGAGAAAATAAGGAACAAAAAAGACTCTTTAGTCTGTTCAAATCTTTAACAAAATCCAAATTAAAAAGTACTACAATAGCTTCTGATTGCAACCCATCAACAGGGGAAGACATTACTGGAATAATACAAAAAGACACAATCGTAGTTCACAAAGAAAATTGTAAAGAAATTCAAAATCAGAAAAAAAATCATCTTGTTGAAGTAGAATGGGAAGCAACCCCAACAAGAAAAGTGTACCATATCATAATATTCTTAAAAAATTTAAAAGGTCTTTTTAATTATCTAGATAATATTTTTACAACCTTTGAAGTAAGACTCATTAGCGAGAAAATAGAAGACTGTGGAAATGGACATGGAATAATTAATATAATTATCTCATCAAATGCCAAAAAAGTATCAATGATCTTCGCTTTACTTAAAGCAAACCCCAATGTACTCCAAATAATGCAAGTAGAAGAAGATATTAAAAATTATGATAATTAG